A stretch of [Clostridium] scindens DNA encodes these proteins:
- a CDS encoding ADP-dependent glucokinase/phosphofructokinase: MVLEQKYQEAYDALDETVRQRTRNGRYTALGYTSNLDLLCDFKVERLNELLERHMPDGVLSEMKVADEIETMEDLLGTVVYYCIRGIGGEADVKNTKLVEESFHFDYGMGGTAVQAAMALAQLSCPSIVHLTDDSKEVCQILRSPSIYAVSQDGRLIHTDEVIQTNEQEIHFIIQFKKGDKICLGGQEAVIPCSNRLIITKITVNEFVPFSKPYFEWIERNGTVISSNVLSSFNALLDPQVLKEHLEYVKGHVAKYKEANPDGIVFFEDAHYHDYAVRKLCLETVYSCVDIVSLNEEELKYTLKEMYDFDVDIEDIISCVEGARFIRAKFGIQKGVIVHTKDYSMYVGDPLKADIERGLIYGNLLATAKAKNGWYGTKEQIREVLDFELSPKGVENYEKVKASPFAGEVTLVPSKYIDKPKYTIGLGDSFVGGVQMCF, translated from the coding sequence ATGGTGTTGGAACAGAAGTACCAGGAGGCATATGACGCGCTTGATGAGACCGTGCGTCAACGGACGAGAAACGGGCGCTATACGGCGCTGGGCTATACCAGTAATCTGGATCTGCTGTGTGACTTTAAAGTGGAGCGGCTAAACGAGCTTCTGGAGCGGCATATGCCGGACGGCGTGCTGTCCGAGATGAAGGTGGCAGATGAGATAGAGACGATGGAAGATCTTCTGGGGACGGTAGTATATTACTGTATCCGCGGAATCGGGGGCGAGGCAGATGTAAAGAATACGAAACTGGTAGAAGAGAGTTTTCATTTTGACTATGGAATGGGAGGCACGGCAGTACAGGCTGCCATGGCTCTGGCCCAGCTTAGCTGCCCGTCGATCGTCCATCTGACGGACGATTCCAAAGAAGTCTGCCAGATCCTGAGATCTCCGTCTATCTATGCGGTTTCCCAGGATGGAAGGCTGATACATACGGATGAGGTCATTCAGACGAATGAGCAGGAGATTCATTTTATCATCCAGTTCAAGAAAGGGGATAAGATCTGCCTGGGAGGCCAGGAGGCTGTCATTCCCTGCTCGAACAGGCTGATCATCACGAAGATTACCGTGAATGAGTTCGTTCCCTTCTCAAAGCCCTATTTTGAATGGATTGAGCGCAACGGGACGGTCATAAGCAGCAACGTGCTGTCCAGCTTTAACGCGCTGCTGGATCCGCAAGTGCTAAAAGAGCATCTGGAATATGTAAAAGGGCATGTGGCGAAGTACAAAGAAGCGAATCCGGATGGAATCGTATTTTTTGAGGATGCGCATTACCATGACTATGCCGTCCGGAAACTATGCCTGGAAACCGTGTATTCCTGCGTGGATATCGTAAGCCTGAACGAAGAAGAACTGAAATATACGCTGAAGGAAATGTATGACTTTGATGTGGACATCGAGGATATCATCTCCTGCGTAGAAGGTGCCAGATTCATCCGCGCAAAATTCGGAATCCAGAAGGGCGTCATCGTCCATACCAAGGATTATTCCATGTATGTAGGCGATCCTTTAAAGGCAGATATTGAGAGAGGGCTCATCTATGGGAATCTGCTTGCCACGGCCAAAGCTAAGAACGGCTGGTATGGCACAAAGGAACAGATCCGGGAAGTGCTGGATTTTGAACTAAGCCCAAAAGGCGTAGAGAACTATGAGAAGGTGAAGGCCAGCCCATTTGCCGGGGAAGTAACGCTGGTACCGTCCAAATATATCGACAAGCCGAAGTATACCATTGGGCTTGGTGATTCCTTTGTGGGCGGAGTGCAGATGTGCTTTTGA
- a CDS encoding class II fructose-bisphosphate aldolase encodes MLKTNFVPMKEALKIADERGIALGAFEFWSFEVARAVVEAAQELDVPVILQCGMLEIGRMGGMEETVQTAYMASKDAAVPVVLHLDHATTYEDCNRAINAGFSSVMIDASALPYEENVALTRKVARRAHPFGVTVEGELGRLVGEEGDIIVKGPEAAQTDPEEARKFVLETQVDALAVSIGTAHGQYTFEPKLNIERLRNIRKAVDRPIVLHGGSGTPMEQVQEAIRQGIRKVNICTDIQVAMGEAYVKTVQSEGFRYSCQNLWGPAEAAAKEVVKSKIRSFALMD; translated from the coding sequence ATGTTAAAAACCAATTTTGTACCAATGAAAGAAGCATTGAAAATAGCGGATGAAAGGGGCATCGCGCTGGGCGCGTTCGAATTCTGGTCTTTTGAAGTGGCCCGCGCTGTCGTAGAGGCTGCGCAAGAACTGGACGTTCCGGTCATCCTTCAATGCGGCATGCTGGAGATTGGCCGGATGGGCGGAATGGAGGAGACGGTGCAGACTGCATATATGGCAAGCAAAGACGCAGCAGTACCGGTGGTGCTCCATCTGGATCATGCCACTACATATGAAGACTGCAACCGTGCGATCAACGCAGGATTTTCTTCCGTCATGATTGACGCGTCGGCACTGCCTTATGAGGAGAATGTCGCCCTCACCCGCAAGGTGGCAAGGCGCGCCCATCCATTTGGCGTTACGGTGGAAGGGGAACTGGGACGTCTGGTAGGGGAAGAAGGGGATATCATCGTAAAAGGGCCGGAAGCGGCGCAGACGGATCCCGAAGAGGCCAGAAAATTCGTTTTAGAGACTCAGGTAGACGCGCTGGCAGTATCCATTGGGACTGCCCATGGGCAATATACATTCGAGCCAAAGCTTAATATAGAAAGGCTGCGTAATATTAGGAAGGCTGTAGACCGTCCGATCGTGCTCCACGGAGGCTCGGGCACGCCTATGGAACAAGTGCAGGAGGCGATCCGCCAGGGAATACGCAAAGTAAACATCTGCACGGATATCCAGGTTGCCATGGGCGAAGCCTATGTGAAGACCGTACAGTCGGAAGGATTCAGATACTCCTGCCAGAACCTGTGGGGGCCGGCAGAAGCGGCAGCAAAAGAGGTGGTAAAAAGCAAGATCAGGTCCTTTGCGTTAATGGACTAA
- a CDS encoding DeoR/GlpR family DNA-binding transcription regulator, translating into MIYAEERYNNIMRLLTEKGRISSAELSSALNISRETIRRDLNRLAQEGRLVKTRGGAILPDASLTSLDFPYTAREKANRTEKSDLCAYAARFIQERDTIFLDNSSTVTHLIRFIPKQYPLNLLVYSIPLLLTLSNMHNPNWNVFSLGGMLSYTTMSSTRTLALSALDNFMPTKAFLSCHSITKDLHATDSYMEDVELKRRALDISAETFLLADASKLNHPGVIKVASSVEFDHIITNEKAAPFFVNDLRENGCNVHLAPHITK; encoded by the coding sequence ATGATTTATGCAGAAGAACGTTATAATAACATCATGCGTCTGCTGACGGAAAAGGGACGCATCAGTTCCGCGGAACTATCTTCCGCCCTGAATATTTCCAGGGAGACGATCCGCCGTGATTTAAACCGTCTGGCCCAGGAGGGCCGCCTTGTCAAGACAAGAGGCGGGGCCATCCTTCCGGATGCCAGCCTGACAAGCCTGGACTTTCCATACACTGCCCGCGAGAAGGCTAACCGAACCGAAAAATCGGACTTATGCGCCTATGCCGCCAGATTTATTCAGGAGAGGGATACCATTTTTCTGGACAACAGTTCTACTGTTACGCATTTGATACGCTTCATCCCCAAGCAGTATCCGCTGAACCTTCTGGTTTACTCCATTCCTCTGCTGCTGACGCTCTCGAACATGCACAATCCTAACTGGAATGTGTTCAGCCTGGGCGGCATGCTCAGCTATACGACCATGTCTTCTACCCGGACGCTTGCACTATCCGCCCTGGATAATTTCATGCCCACTAAGGCATTTCTTTCTTGCCACAGCATTACGAAGGACCTCCATGCCACCGACAGCTATATGGAAGACGTGGAGCTTAAGCGCCGCGCCCTGGATATATCCGCGGAGACCTTCCTTCTGGCGGATGCCTCCAAACTGAACCACCCGGGAGTCATAAAGGTTGCATCCTCCGTCGAGTTTGACCATATTATCACCAACGAGAAGGCTGCGCCATTCTTTGTCAATGACCTAAGGGAAAACGGCTGTAACGTCCATCTTGCCCCTCATATCACGAAGTAA
- a CDS encoding carbohydrate kinase family protein — protein MKVLSVGMMFCDIPLSPVPQNILSIDNSKIEPSAPSTGGDALTVSVVLSRLGVRSALVGRVGKDMNGRFLLEELHRNQVDVKDVIQVEGRHTAVSYILIEPDGERHFLVENSINQTLRSRDVPDAAIKEADMVFFGSALAMPGMTDDEIADLFGRAHDCGKITAMDASITLTGGPRRKMDLIKKTLKETDIFIPSYEEASYLAQRSDIYGIIEEFRKFPLKIFGIKLGKEGCILTDFKEQVRLPAYPEIRVMDTTGAGDCFMGGFLCAYLQGWNLEKAGCFASAVSAHGISKKGASTGVPDFQTVLDYVEKHGRLLTS, from the coding sequence ATGAAAGTATTGTCGGTGGGGATGATGTTCTGTGATATCCCGCTTTCGCCGGTACCGCAGAATATATTGTCAATTGACAACAGCAAGATCGAGCCTTCCGCACCGAGTACCGGCGGGGATGCCCTGACAGTCTCGGTGGTCCTGTCAAGGCTTGGGGTACGCTCGGCCTTGGTCGGAAGAGTGGGCAAAGATATGAATGGCCGGTTCCTGCTTGAAGAACTTCACAGGAACCAGGTGGATGTCAAGGACGTGATACAAGTAGAAGGACGCCATACAGCCGTATCCTATATTCTGATCGAGCCAGACGGGGAACGCCATTTCCTGGTGGAAAACAGTATCAACCAGACGCTAAGAAGCAGGGATGTACCGGATGCGGCAATCAAAGAAGCGGACATGGTGTTCTTTGGCAGCGCGCTTGCCATGCCGGGAATGACGGATGACGAGATCGCGGATCTGTTTGGAAGGGCCCATGACTGCGGAAAGATTACGGCAATGGATGCCAGCATTACACTGACCGGCGGCCCCAGGCGCAAGATGGACCTGATTAAGAAGACCCTTAAGGAGACGGATATATTTATACCAAGTTATGAGGAGGCGTCCTATTTGGCACAGCGATCCGACATCTATGGGATTATAGAGGAATTCCGAAAGTTTCCGTTAAAGATTTTTGGAATTAAGCTGGGAAAAGAAGGGTGCATCCTGACGGATTTTAAAGAACAGGTCAGGCTGCCGGCATATCCCGAAATCCGGGTGATGGACACCACCGGAGCGGGGGACTGCTTTATGGGAGGATTCCTGTGCGCCTATCTACAAGGCTGGAATCTTGAGAAAGCCGGGTGCTTTGCCAGCGCGGTATCCGCCCATGGAATCTCTAAGAAGGGCGCCAGCACCGGTGTGCCGGATTTTCAGACAGTACTGGATTATGTAGAAAAGCATGGAAGGCTTCTTACTTCGTGA
- a CDS encoding carbohydrate ABC transporter permease: protein MIGKKKLWVKIVIIILLVIGALFAGFPILWMILNSFKPNSEIFAWPPTWISKNFSLDAYKAVLTDPEKVRFFVNSYVIALTVVVITLVIGILASYAFSRFNFRGKSTINTIIVAVQAIPPITLLIPYLSLIVTIKLYNTYWALILTYLIFTLPYAILMTTGYFNTLPKELDEAVMIDGGSRFKALWKILVPTSVPGLVSVGMYTFMQAWNEYLFALALTKTNNMRTVPVGINLLMGQHAYEWSQMMAMSVLGSLPILVLFLFFQRYFIAGMTAGSVKN, encoded by the coding sequence ATGATTGGAAAGAAAAAACTATGGGTAAAGATCGTAATCATTATATTGTTGGTAATCGGGGCGTTATTCGCTGGTTTTCCAATTCTGTGGATGATCCTGAATTCCTTTAAGCCCAATTCGGAAATATTTGCCTGGCCGCCTACTTGGATCTCTAAGAATTTCAGCCTGGATGCTTATAAGGCGGTATTGACCGACCCGGAAAAGGTCCGGTTCTTTGTAAATAGTTATGTGATCGCGCTTACAGTGGTAGTTATTACCCTGGTCATCGGTATCCTTGCTTCTTATGCATTCAGCCGGTTTAACTTCCGGGGCAAAAGCACGATCAATACCATTATCGTCGCAGTACAGGCAATCCCGCCGATTACGCTGCTGATACCGTACTTAAGCCTGATCGTTACGATCAAGCTGTACAATACATATTGGGCATTGATTCTTACGTATCTGATATTTACGCTGCCGTATGCCATTCTGATGACGACAGGGTATTTTAATACCTTGCCGAAGGAACTGGATGAGGCAGTTATGATAGACGGAGGCTCCCGCTTCAAGGCGTTGTGGAAGATCCTTGTTCCAACATCCGTTCCGGGACTGGTCTCCGTGGGAATGTATACCTTCATGCAGGCGTGGAACGAGTATCTGTTCGCGCTGGCACTGACTAAGACGAACAATATGCGTACGGTACCGGTAGGAATCAACCTGCTGATGGGACAGCATGCGTATGAGTGGAGCCAGATGATGGCCATGAGCGTATTGGGCTCGCTCCCGATCTTAGTATTATTCCTCTTCTTCCAGAGATATTTCATTGCAGGTATGACAGCAGGATCAGTAAAGAATTAA
- a CDS encoding carbohydrate ABC transporter permease yields MMMNPNGIINYLLQAGGLISQNIEWLGSRQFALFAVTLINIWSGYPFYMISILAGLQGISTDLYEASALDGANAVQTFTRITIPQLKPILVSLLMLDFVWTLQQFALIWMTTGGGPINATETISTYIYKQGFTKYQYSMASAGAVILLVVCTIIAIFYVRQQKARD; encoded by the coding sequence ATGATGATGAACCCGAATGGCATCATAAACTATCTGCTGCAGGCAGGAGGGCTGATCAGCCAGAATATTGAATGGCTGGGGTCCAGACAGTTTGCGCTGTTCGCGGTTACGCTTATTAATATATGGTCCGGATATCCTTTCTATATGATCAGCATATTGGCCGGACTTCAGGGAATATCCACAGATCTGTATGAGGCATCCGCCCTGGATGGAGCCAATGCAGTACAGACATTTACGCGTATCACGATCCCTCAGCTTAAGCCAATCTTGGTCAGCCTTCTTATGCTGGACTTTGTATGGACATTGCAGCAATTCGCATTAATCTGGATGACCACAGGAGGCGGGCCGATCAATGCGACGGAGACGATCAGTACGTATATATACAAACAAGGCTTCACGAAGTACCAGTACTCCATGGCCTCGGCCGGCGCGGTAATTCTGCTTGTTGTATGTACAATCATAGCAATCTTCTATGTTAGACAGCAGAAAGCGAGGGATTAA
- a CDS encoding carbohydrate ABC transporter permease: protein MTKGKNKVMTTPAGKRSDIFKKQVTPYVYLLPTIILMLILLIIPIIMVIRYSFFDNVIINKNPTFVGLENFAKVLTDPTFLVAIKNTLYFVIISIIAHLVIGMFFAMLLNTRYLGNKTKGIFRVSMRCHGCLRHPLLQYCGK, encoded by the coding sequence TTGACGAAAGGAAAAAATAAAGTTATGACGACACCGGCAGGAAAACGTTCCGATATTTTTAAAAAGCAGGTAACGCCATACGTATATCTATTGCCAACCATTATTCTTATGCTCATATTGTTGATCATACCGATTATCATGGTTATCAGATATTCATTCTTTGATAACGTTATTATTAACAAGAATCCAACTTTCGTTGGCTTAGAGAATTTTGCGAAGGTATTGACAGATCCAACGTTTCTGGTTGCCATTAAGAACACGCTGTATTTTGTAATCATTAGTATTATCGCGCATCTGGTCATAGGCATGTTTTTTGCGATGCTCCTGAACACGCGCTACCTTGGGAACAAGACAAAGGGCATCTTCAGGGTGTCTATGCGCTGCCATGGATGTTTACGGCATCCGTTATTGCAATATTGTGGAAAATGA
- a CDS encoding ABC transporter substrate-binding protein has translation MKKKTVKKMLSAALVGAMVLSLAACGSKGDSKDEGGDSKDGVTLEFQQWWGVELPDGALDDICKDFTKDTGINIKLLSNPYADTKTQIAAGAAAGTMADVVGLDGSWVYDFAKQGSIANLTELMEKDGYDDSQLSDQIKYEGNTYMIPVVNFAYPMYVNMDILKAAGVNEVPTTWDEFITACEAVKKYDSSIAGWAIPLSTESPSGIQNQFMSWLWASGGSMLEDGKPNLTGNADLEKTVEFVKELNDKGVIAEGAYAMKESDMVEEFTNGRVAFMTDGVSHLTTIKEGAPDLNFDFMKLPVMEGFDGESGMDVANWGIGIADNCENKEEAMQFVEYLMSPEVNAKLSELANAFPGNSTAEPDYSKNDELFQKAYDLFQECHAINEFTGLPTSEDLMRSFDEQLQLYLDGDTSSAADMLKATQDIWEPAFE, from the coding sequence ATGAAAAAGAAAACAGTCAAGAAAATGCTTTCGGCAGCACTTGTCGGCGCAATGGTATTATCACTTGCGGCATGTGGCTCAAAGGGAGACTCAAAAGACGAGGGCGGCGACAGCAAAGACGGCGTAACGCTTGAGTTCCAGCAGTGGTGGGGAGTTGAACTTCCGGATGGCGCTCTGGATGATATCTGCAAGGATTTCACCAAGGATACGGGCATCAACATCAAGCTCTTAAGCAACCCATATGCGGATACCAAGACTCAGATCGCGGCAGGCGCGGCAGCAGGAACCATGGCAGATGTAGTAGGCCTTGACGGATCCTGGGTATACGATTTTGCAAAACAAGGCTCCATCGCAAACTTGACCGAGCTGATGGAAAAAGACGGATATGATGACAGCCAGTTGTCAGACCAGATTAAGTACGAAGGAAATACATATATGATTCCGGTAGTTAATTTTGCATATCCAATGTATGTAAACATGGACATTCTCAAAGCGGCAGGCGTGAATGAGGTTCCTACGACATGGGACGAGTTCATCACGGCATGCGAGGCTGTTAAGAAATATGACAGCAGCATCGCGGGATGGGCAATTCCATTGTCAACAGAGTCTCCAAGCGGCATCCAGAACCAGTTCATGAGCTGGCTGTGGGCATCCGGCGGTTCCATGCTAGAGGATGGCAAGCCGAACCTTACAGGTAATGCTGACCTTGAAAAGACGGTTGAATTCGTCAAAGAGTTAAATGACAAGGGCGTGATCGCAGAAGGCGCTTATGCAATGAAGGAATCCGATATGGTTGAAGAGTTTACCAATGGCCGTGTTGCATTCATGACGGATGGCGTATCCCACCTTACAACCATCAAGGAAGGCGCGCCGGATCTGAACTTTGACTTCATGAAGCTTCCTGTAATGGAAGGTTTTGACGGAGAGAGCGGAATGGATGTTGCCAACTGGGGAATCGGTATTGCGGACAACTGCGAGAACAAGGAAGAAGCAATGCAGTTTGTTGAGTATCTTATGAGTCCTGAAGTAAATGCAAAACTGTCTGAACTGGCAAATGCATTCCCAGGAAACTCTACGGCAGAGCCAGACTACTCTAAGAATGATGAACTGTTCCAGAAAGCATACGACCTCTTCCAGGAGTGCCACGCGATCAACGAATTTACGGGACTTCCAACATCTGAAGACCTGATGAGAAGTTTTGACGAGCAGTTACAGCTGTATCTTGACGGAGATACATCCTCTGCAGCAGATATGCTGAAAGCAACCCAGGATATTTGGGAGCCTGCATTCGAGTAA
- a CDS encoding sodium-dependent transporter, translated as MEKREKFSSRLGFILISAGCAIGLGNVWRFPYITGEYGGGAFVLMYLFFLLILGLPIVVMEFSVGRGSQKSSAMSFNALEPEGSKWHIFRYFSMAANYLLMMFYTTIGGWMLAYFVKMAKGDFKGADTKQVENIFGQLTGDRNEMLFWMILISAIGLLICSMGLQKGVELITKIMMSSLLVIMVVLVARAVTLPGAMDGLKFYLLPDFGKMAESGIKEAVFAAMGQAFFTLSVGAGSLAIFGSYIGKERSLAGEAVSITALDTFVAVVAGLIIFPACFAFGVNPGQGPGLVFVTLPNVFREMAGGRLWGTLFFLFMTFAALSTIVAVFQNIIQYGRDLWGWTLKKSVAINGVLLILLGIPCVLGMTDWAGFTIGGKNIMDMEDFLVSNNLLPLGSLVYLLFCVTRYGWGWDNFIKEANAGKGLKVPENRGVRIYLTFVLPVIVLFIFIQGYASMIFG; from the coding sequence ATGGAAAAGAGAGAAAAGTTTTCTTCCAGGCTGGGGTTCATACTGATCTCGGCAGGATGTGCGATCGGGCTTGGAAATGTATGGCGTTTCCCGTACATAACAGGAGAATATGGAGGAGGGGCATTCGTGCTGATGTATCTGTTCTTCCTGCTGATTCTGGGACTCCCGATAGTAGTTATGGAATTTTCGGTAGGAAGAGGCAGCCAGAAAAGTTCTGCCATGTCCTTTAATGCATTGGAGCCGGAAGGGAGCAAGTGGCATATATTCCGGTATTTTTCTATGGCTGCCAACTACCTTTTGATGATGTTTTATACCACCATCGGAGGCTGGATGCTGGCTTACTTTGTGAAGATGGCAAAGGGAGATTTTAAGGGGGCGGATACGAAGCAGGTAGAGAATATATTCGGTCAGCTGACCGGAGACCGCAATGAGATGCTATTCTGGATGATCCTGATCTCTGCGATCGGCCTTCTGATCTGCTCCATGGGGCTTCAAAAGGGCGTGGAACTGATAACGAAGATTATGATGTCAAGCCTTCTTGTAATCATGGTCGTGCTGGTGGCAAGAGCCGTAACGCTTCCGGGAGCCATGGATGGACTGAAGTTCTATCTTCTTCCGGATTTTGGAAAGATGGCAGAAAGCGGAATCAAAGAAGCGGTATTCGCCGCCATGGGACAGGCCTTCTTTACCCTCAGCGTAGGCGCGGGCTCTCTTGCCATATTCGGAAGCTATATCGGCAAAGAGAGAAGTCTTGCGGGCGAAGCGGTAAGCATAACTGCTCTCGATACGTTTGTGGCAGTCGTGGCAGGCCTGATTATCTTCCCGGCATGCTTTGCGTTCGGCGTCAATCCGGGGCAAGGGCCGGGGCTGGTGTTCGTGACGCTTCCCAATGTATTCCGCGAGATGGCGGGAGGAAGGCTGTGGGGAACCTTGTTCTTCCTCTTCATGACATTTGCCGCATTATCAACGATCGTTGCCGTGTTCCAGAACATTATCCAGTATGGACGTGATCTGTGGGGATGGACCTTGAAGAAGTCGGTTGCCATCAATGGCGTGCTGCTGATTCTGCTTGGCATTCCGTGCGTTCTGGGAATGACGGACTGGGCAGGATTTACGATCGGCGGCAAGAACATTATGGATATGGAGGATTTCCTTGTAAGCAATAACCTGCTTCCTCTGGGCTCCCTGGTGTACCTGTTGTTCTGCGTGACCAGATATGGCTGGGGATGGGACAACTTTATTAAGGAAGCCAATGCAGGAAAAGGTCTGAAGGTGCCGGAAAACAGGGGAGTAAGAATCTATCTTACATTTGTGCTTCCGGTGATCGTGCTGTTCATTTTTATCCAGGGATATGCAAGCATGATATTCGGATAA
- a CDS encoding diacylglycerol/lipid kinase family protein, with protein MKRLLFIYNPHAGKELLKPKLSDIIDIFVKAGYEVVAYPTQSYRDAYRKVSEYDSDEYDLVVCSGGDGTIDEVVTGMMQRDKRDPIGYIPTGTTNDFANSLHIPKGLLRAADNAVNGTLFPCDVGKFNDDIFVYIAAFGLFTDVSYQTKQEMKNVLGHLAYVLEGTKRLFNVPSYRIKVTHDGETLEDEFIFGMVTNSRSVGGFRNMIGKQVVFDDGLFEVTLIKTPKNPLALQEIVASLLIEQVDTKHMYSFKTGRITFESLEEIPWTLDGEFGGAHDEVTVENLNRQLRIMVPEEHIRELMSNPELLEDAKDESVKMIE; from the coding sequence ATGAAACGTCTTCTGTTTATCTATAATCCACATGCGGGGAAGGAACTTCTGAAGCCAAAATTATCGGATATTATTGACATATTCGTAAAGGCGGGCTATGAAGTGGTGGCCTATCCCACCCAGTCATACCGGGACGCATACAGGAAGGTGTCAGAGTACGATTCGGATGAATATGACCTGGTAGTCTGCAGCGGCGGGGACGGGACCATTGACGAAGTGGTAACCGGGATGATGCAGAGAGACAAGCGGGATCCCATTGGCTATATCCCGACAGGAACGACCAACGATTTTGCCAATAGCCTGCATATCCCGAAAGGACTTCTTCGGGCAGCGGATAACGCGGTGAATGGCACGCTGTTTCCCTGCGATGTGGGAAAATTTAATGATGATATCTTCGTGTATATTGCGGCGTTCGGCCTTTTTACGGATGTATCCTATCAGACGAAGCAGGAGATGAAGAATGTGCTGGGGCATCTGGCGTATGTGCTGGAGGGAACAAAGCGTCTGTTCAATGTGCCGTCCTACCGGATCAAGGTGACCCACGATGGAGAGACGCTGGAAGATGAATTCATCTTCGGAATGGTGACCAACTCACGGTCAGTAGGAGGCTTCCGCAACATGATAGGCAAGCAGGTGGTCTTTGATGACGGCCTGTTCGAGGTTACATTGATTAAGACGCCGAAGAATCCGCTTGCCCTGCAGGAGATCGTGGCATCCCTTCTCATCGAGCAGGTGGATACCAAGCATATGTATTCTTTCAAGACCGGGCGCATTACTTTTGAATCCCTGGAAGAGATTCCATGGACGCTGGACGGCGAATTTGGAGGCGCCCACGATGAGGTTACGGTTGAGAACCTGAACAGGCAGCTTCGGATTATGGTTCCTGAAGAACATATCAGGGAACTGATGTCCAATCCTGAACTGCTGGAAGATGCCAAAGATGAATCTGTAAAAATGATAGAGTAA
- a CDS encoding HPr family phosphocarrier protein, with the protein MIKKPVTIKKNMAMEDRPVAHLVQEASQYASQVYIEMEDKKINAKSIMGMMSLSLQEGEDITVVAEGKDEKEAVAGVEGFLTTRK; encoded by the coding sequence ATGATTAAGAAACCTGTTACTATTAAAAAGAACATGGCAATGGAAGACCGTCCGGTTGCGCATCTGGTACAGGAAGCGAGCCAGTATGCAAGCCAGGTATACATTGAGATGGAGGATAAGAAGATTAATGCGAAGAGTATTATGGGGATGATGAGCCTGAGCCTGCAGGAAGGCGAGGACATCACTGTAGTAGCAGAGGGAAAAGATGAAAAAGAGGCGGTTGCCGGAGTAGAAGGTTTCCTGACTACCCGGAAATAA
- the whiA gene encoding DNA-binding protein WhiA gives MSFSGKIKEELAQHYAKARHCNLAELSALVHMSGSFEKDGYGRCILKLHTENDGVARKCFTLLGKTFNISTDIAIRRNTAKGSCSYYIRAKGEELLAVENVIVQAVCCKRAYIRGAFIASGSMSDPDKSYHFEIVCGTLKQAEYLRNMINSFEMDAKIVKRKKSYVVYLKEGSQIVDILNIMEAHVALLELENVRIMKEMRNTVNRKVNCETANINKTVSASVRQMEDIIYIRDNIGFDKLPDGLKDVALTRLTYPDATLKELGGLLENPIGKSGVNHRLRKLSEIAEKLREQ, from the coding sequence ATGTCATTTTCGGGTAAGATAAAGGAAGAACTAGCACAGCATTACGCAAAGGCAAGACACTGCAATCTTGCGGAACTGTCTGCGCTTGTCCATATGTCGGGCTCTTTTGAGAAAGATGGCTATGGGCGCTGCATATTGAAACTTCACACGGAAAATGATGGAGTTGCAAGAAAATGCTTTACATTATTGGGAAAAACATTTAATATAAGTACTGATATCGCGATTCGCAGGAATACAGCCAAAGGAAGCTGCAGTTATTATATCCGCGCCAAGGGGGAAGAACTTCTGGCGGTGGAGAATGTCATTGTACAGGCCGTATGCTGCAAGCGCGCATATATCCGCGGCGCATTTATCGCCTCCGGTTCCATGAGCGATCCGGATAAGTCCTATCATTTTGAGATTGTATGCGGGACTCTTAAGCAGGCGGAGTATTTAAGGAATATGATCAACAGTTTCGAGATGGATGCCAAGATTGTCAAGCGGAAGAAATCCTATGTGGTATATTTAAAGGAAGGATCGCAGATCGTAGACATATTGAACATCATGGAGGCCCATGTGGCCTTGCTGGAACTGGAAAATGTCAGGATCATGAAAGAGATGCGCAATACCGTCAACCGCAAGGTCAACTGCGAGACGGCCAATATTAACAAAACCGTCTCTGCCTCGGTCAGGCAGATGGAGGATATCATATATATAAGAGACAACATCGGTTTTGACAAGTTGCCTGATGGATTAAAAGACGTCGCCCTTACGCGTCTGACATATCCGGATGCAACGTTGAAGGAGCTTGGAGGGCTTCTGGAGAATCCGATAGGGAAATCCGGAGTGAACCACCGACTAAGGAAATTAAGTGAAATAGCAGAAAAGTTAAGGGAACAGTAA